One window of Pocillopora verrucosa isolate sample1 chromosome 9, ASM3666991v2, whole genome shotgun sequence genomic DNA carries:
- the LOC131797080 gene encoding membrane progestin receptor gamma-A-like, translating into MKRKCKVAIGTDNERLISESGLKKSNKKNIVTTKSKLEEADLVDFDKVPSFFREPFIISSYRKCDSSAWYCFKSLFQATNETINIWSHVLALAVFMLRFASVFAKHEPREDPFVYPLLCFAFGICVMLAMSAGAHLFNCMSIKARHVCFFFDYAAISVYTFTAGQVFYFYSRPVSTTWLIFNTPALFLAISAAISFASTLACCYSFCSTSRFDAALKASTYISSWLFNTSPYWTMLSLCNTTSTCSSPQSVQYFTRHCLFYAGGTLAYVFRVPERLMIGVFDVVGHSHHFLHILCAIGAADEFSAVELDMQQRRAIIEPLPGPTFSNSILLTILVVLGNILVVLLCTRYLNLRKH; encoded by the coding sequence ATGAAACGAAAGTGCAAAGTGGCCATCGGAACAGATAATGAACGCCTTATTAGCGAAAGTGGTcttaaaaaaagcaacaaaaagaaTATCGTGACAACCAAAAGCAAACTGGAAGAAGCTGACTTGGTGGATTTCGACAAAGTTCCTTCTTTTTTCCGCGAGCCGTTTATAATATCGAGTTATCGCAAGTGTGATTCGTCCGCGTGGTACTGTTTCAAAAGCTTGTTTCAAGCCACCAACGAGACGATCAACATTTGGAGTCATGTTTTGGCGCTCGCTGTTTTCATGCTTCGCTTTGCATCTGTCTTCGCCAAACACGAGCCGCGGGAAGATCCGTTCGTGTATCCACTGCTGTGCTTTGCATTCGGGATTTGTGTAATGCTTGCCATGAGTGCTGGCGCTCACTTGTTCAACTGCATGTCGATCAAAGCCCGTCACGTATGCTTCTTTTTCGATTATGCTGCCATTAGCGTGTACACCTTCACGGCTGGTcaagtgttttatttttattctagGCCTGTGAGCACAACTTGGTTGATATTCAACACCCCCGCTCTGTTCCTAGCGATCTCCGCCGCCATTTCTTTTGCATCGACGTTGGCGTGTTGCTACTCGTTTTGCAGCACAAGTCGTTTCGATGCAGCTTTAAAAGCGAGTACTTACATTAGCTCGTGGCTGTTCAACACTTCACCATATTGGACAATGTTATCATTATGTAACACAACATCAACTTGTAGCAGCCCTCAATCCGTGCAGTATTTCACTCGTCACTGTCTATTCTACGCGGGTGGGACGCTTGCGTATGTTTTCCGCGTCCCGGAACGTTTGATGATCGGAGTTTTCGACGTGGTAGGGCACAGCCATCACTTCCTTCATATTCTATGCGCAATCGGTGCCGCAGATGAGTTTTCAGCTGTTGAACTAGATATGCAGCAGAGAAGGGCTATCATCGAGCCACTCCCAGGACCCACATTCTCAAACAGTATTTTGCTAACGATCTTAGTCGTTCTTGGAAACATCCTAGTAGTACTGTTGTGTACAAGGTACCTAAATTTACGAAAGCACTGA
- the LOC131797072 gene encoding membrane progestin receptor gamma-B-like, whose protein sequence is MKNRQSNVPTRTGKGFYGATKALISKNNNQKDNNWNITRNKCELEKETDISNDLVNFDKVPSFFRQPFIVSSYRKCDSSAWYCFKSLFQATNETINIWSHVLAFAVFMLRFASVFAKHKLQEDPFVYPLLCFAFGICVMLVTSVSAHLFNCMSTEACHVCFFFDYAAISVYTFTAGQVFYFYSRPVNTTWLIFNTPALFLAISAAISFASTLACCYSFCSTSRFDAALKASTYISSWLFNTSPYWTMLSLCNTTSTCSSPQSVQYFTRHCLFYAGGTLAYVFRVPERLMIGVFDVVGHSHHFLHILCAIGAADEFSAVELDMQQRRAIIEPLPGPTFSNSILLTILVVLGNTSVVLLCTRYLNLRKH, encoded by the coding sequence ATGAAGAATCGGCAATCCAACGTGCCAACACGAACAGGAAAGGGATTTTATGGGGCCACTAAAGCGCTGatcagtaaaaataataatcaaaaagACAATAACTGGAACATCACACGAAACAAGTGCGAATTGGAGAAGGAAACTGACATCTCAAACGATTTGGTAAATTTTGACAAAGTACCTTCGTTTTTTCGCCAACCGTTCATAGTATCGAGTTATCGTAAGTGTGATTCGTCTGCGTGGTATTGTTTCAAAAGCTTGTTTCAAGCCACCAACGAGACGATCAACATTTGGAGTCATGTTTTGGCGTTTGCTGTTTTCATGCTTCGTTTTGCTTCTGTCTTCGCCAAACACAAGCTGCAGGAAGATCCGTTCGTGTATCCACTGCTGTGCTTTGCATTCGGGATTTGTGTAATGCTCGTTACGAGTGTCAGCGCGCACTTGTTCAACTGCATGTCCACTGAGGCTTGCCACGTATGCTTCTTTTTCGATTATGCTGCCATTAGCGTGTACACCTTCACGGCTGGTCAAGTGTTTTATTTCTATTCCAGGCCGGTGAACACAACTTGGTTGATATTCAACACTCCCGCTCTGTTCCTAGCGATCTCCGCCGCCATTTCTTTTGCATCGACGTTAGCGTGTTGCTACTCGTTTTGCAGCACAAGTCGTTTCGATGCAGCTTTAAAAGCGAGTACTTACATTAGCTCGTGGCTATTCAACACTTCACCTTATTGGACAATGTTATCATTATGTAACACAACATCAACTTGTAGCAGCCCTCAATCCGTGCAGTATTTCACTCGTCACTGTCTATTCTACGCGGGTGGGACGCTTGCGTATGTTTTCCGCGTCCCAGAACGTCTAATGATCGGAGTTTTCGACGTGGTAGGGCACAGCCATCACTTCCTTCATATTCTGTGCGCGATCGGTGCAGCAGATGAGTTTTCAGCTGTTGAACTAGATATGCAGCAGAGAAGGGCTATCATCGAGCCACTCCCAGGACCCACATTCTCAAACAGTATTTTGTTAACGATTTTAGTCGTTCTCGGAAACACCTCAGTAGTACTGTTGTGTACAAGGTATTTAAATCTACGAAAGCACTAA
- the LOC131797086 gene encoding uncharacterized protein produces the protein MDLNFNICQPDTNEKKHSTDDLGIKSTHVINLGENAHAIGTQNGKKEFGSSEHVCLPTVFEGKITHERKVLQKEKLTNMVSLRRSGSNHDVRRSDPRALSPCFPRYSSQESLDDNIPKSPIVGRTFQRKISNPLPTDSKKKLHLRIRGRALSDSPAEALISPVVPRKHLNPENDFNYWQVQGGLSRVKSCPVIKSESNERLSDLSLLLTSKSSSAVHSTFKAADLDRLPQIHQEDSPMLVRTRKTSNERPRELFNVSPIMGQSSNFLSKPNIANDNQCDFTDKVEYYLYSMSFDDDKASISGSSDS, from the exons ATGGATCTAAATTTTAACATTTGCCAGCCAGACACCAATGAGAAAAAGCACTCTACCGATGACCTTGGAATCAAATCAACCCATGTCATAAACCTGGGAGAAAATGCTCACGCTATCGGAACACAGAACGGAAAAAAGGAATTCGGAAGCTCGGAACATGTCTGTCTGCCCACAGTTTTTGAGGGTAAAATTACTCATGAAAGGAAAGTACTTCAAAAAGAGAAGTTAACAAATATGG TCTCCCTGCGGAGGTCTGGGTCAAATCATGACGTCAGACGCAGCGATCCTCGGGCACTATCCCCATGCTTCCCGAGATATTCATCCCAGGAGAGCCTGGATGATAACATTCCAAAATCACCCATTGTAGGACGTACGTTTCAGCGCAAAATCTCTAACCCACTCCCCACGGATTCAAAGAAGAAGTTGCACTTGAGAATTAGGGGAAGAGCTCTTTCGGATTCTCCCGCGGAAGCCCTTATTAGTCCTGTTGTCCCGCGCAAACATCTAAACCCTGAAAACGACTTTAATTATTGGCAAGTACAAGGAGGTTTATCGCGCGTCAAGTCTTGTCCTGTAATCAAATCTGAATCAAATGAGCGACTCAGCGATCTTTCACTTTTACTGACAAGTAAGTCGTCTTCGGCTGTACACTCGACTTTTAAAGCCGCTGACCTTGACAGATTACCACAGATTCATCAAGAGGATAGTCCAATGTTGGTGCGCACGCGTAAAACATCCAACGAAAGACCGAGAGAGCTGTTTAATGTGAGTCCCATTATGGGTCAGTCTAgtaattttttaagcaaacCCAACATAGCTAACGATAATCAGTGTGATTTTACTGATAAAGTAGAATACTATCTGTATAGTATGTCTTTTGACGATGATAAAGCCTCGATATCTGGTTCAAGCGACAGTTGA
- the LOC131797089 gene encoding uncharacterized protein yields MESMKVATRGKVGLRELNLGHGSNNVRWLNDREDRILQTSLNSLEKARQKTLNRLQNEVNGLHYTLREQATIRSPPITKISLLTDIDKSETNTKLSSTVTFGENCEILGTKLDNRAKSLEDLDNSEESTLEHIILEDSGFCDKQKVGKGSVKTNNQTENAWTRKPTLSTAGKTALKRQLSKQHSNSSDHCSPSAATLLVHRRKISVTDPLFTKEGREGGLRKTLSQSSLQVGSDNLNRAKARSTEMINLASTYPNGHTLNEPFMPSLRKGSEAVSRVASPIFVRRKISHHHSSPLSSPPRPIRKISCPTKLQQFSRSVCQEEVIPLQPSRENSGSTSRLGVAAITDLPKLSMSHVVDHLTQLDDDKYPRSNASPLGIHVDGMECTLQEKVNNFLRSLERSDETQEPKEKTYT; encoded by the exons ATGGAAAGCATGAAAGTTGCAACTAGAGGAAAAGTGGGTCTGCGCGAGTTAAATCTTGGGCATGGTAGCAATAACGTGAGATGGTTAAACGATAGAGAAGACAGAATACTGCAAACTTCTCTGAATTCACTGGAAAAAGCTCGACAGAAAACACTTAACCGCCTTCAAAATGAAGTCAACGGATTGCATTACACCTTACGAGAGCAGGCCACAATCCGATCACCGCCGATCACAAAAATATCGCTTTTAACAGACATTGACAAAAGCGAGACGAACACGAAATTATCATCCACAGTGACTTTTGGTGAAAACTGTGAGATTTTAGGAACTAAACTCGATAATCGGGCAAAGAGCTTGGAAGACTTGGATAATTCAGAAGAATCAACTTTGGAGCACATTATTCTAGAAG ATTCAGGTTTCTGCGACAAGCAAAAAGTAGGCAAAGGCTCAGTAAAAACGAACAATCAAACTGAGAATGCTTGGACAAGAAAACCCACTCTAAGCACTGCTGGCAAGACTGCTCTAAAACGACAACTCTCGAAGCAGCACTCGAACTCATCCGACCACTGTTCGCCTTCGGCGGCGACTTTGTTGGTTCATCGTCGTAAAATTTCCGTCACCGATCCACTGTTCACAAAGGAAGGTAGGGAAGGAGGCTTGCGGAAGACGCTAAGTCAAAGTTCCTTGCAAGTTGGCTCTGACAACTTAAACCGCGCAAAGGCGAGATCGACAGAAATGATAAACCTCGCCTCGACATATCCCAATGGCCATACCCTTAATGAACCTTTTATGCCATCTCTGAGAAAAGGGAGTGAGGCTGTCAGTCGTGTCGCTAGCCCTATATTTGTGCGGAGAAAGATATCCCATCATCATTCGTCACCTTTATCATCGCCTCCGAGACCGATCAGAAAAATCTCCTGCCCCACAAAGCTGCAGCAATTTTCCAGATCAGTTTGTCAAGAAGAAGTCATACCTCTCCAACCGTCACGTGAAAATAGTGGAAGTACGTCACGCCTTGGTGTTGCCGCGATAACCGATCTCCCTAAGTTGTCAATGTCACACGTGGTTGATCATTTGACCCAACTGGACGACGACAAATACCCGAGAAGCAATGCGAGTCCTTTGGGGATTCATGTTGACGGTATGGAATGTACTCTTCaggaaaaagtaaacaatttccTCCGAAGTTTGGAAAGAAGCGACGAAACTCAAGAACCAAAAGAAAAGACATATACATAA
- the LOC131797088 gene encoding uncharacterized protein, translated as MNYQALFSYFLLLYSCSSSQSKPKLTRRYLDGDKYVFVIDNLFPAEVVRGYYGLVTSGKLEGKISSWFYAYNDYYQNIETFNTSSNSPWVAPVNPEFFSDTALWNISRKVVEKLSGGREYFPYDVTFSMHRRLDFITASSKENNIDEDELMIRISLNKDFKRNDYGEAIFYKDSREILAAVYPKMGRMVVWNATVPFIFKPPAMSYVQAQFDILVRVTTSKEKAKQAIAETKRLIKKSESQETLGFALSDEGEIPVLDLSKYEKRRFHDSQGREIAVFDGLVDKSDLDALRLFLLHYNSVFQYQPFDGVDEEHDNVSWIAMLKVKHFVKSRLWKIVKLLATYLSGLDEWYPYDVSMNIIRNSHYPRIHEDCEPNEHEYTFLMYLTPDWEANNYGETAFFEEVLSQDGTPYPPGQQQYEWIASVRPRYGRIVIFRGIIPHSARPPSPGFSGARYTFACKVARNYLLAMSKSLRETLEYLEMGNSEDPAAYELLSNLMADEEDRPPFSIEFIEKQLEHHRRKKEEMFEGLRNSAMKEISGAKAPIKDEL; from the exons ATGAATTATCAAGCACTTTTCAGTTACTTTCTCTTACTATATTCATGTTCCTCAAGtcaatcaaaaccaaaactaacTCGAAGGTATCTCGACGGAGACAAGTACGTTTTTGTCATCGACAATCTCTTCCCGGCAGAAGTTGTTCGTGGGTATTATGGCCTTGTCACTTCTGGGAAACTAGAGGGGAAGATCTCTTCGTGGTTTTACGCATACAACGATTATTACCAAAACATTGAGACTTTTAATACATCTAGTAATTCGCCTTGGGTTGCTCCTGTCAATCCAGAGTTTTTCTCCGATACAGCTTTATGGAATATAAGCCGCAAAGTCGTGGAAAAGTTATCTGGAGGGAGAGAATATTTTCCATACGATGTCACTTTCTCAATGCATCGCAGACTGGATTTTATAACTGCTTCTAGCAAGG AGAACAACATAGATGAAGATGAACTCATGATCAGAATATCTCTGAACAAAGACTTCAAGAGAAATGATTATGGGGAGGCTATTTTTTACAAAGACAGCAGAGAAATTCTAGCAGCTGTGTATCCCAAAATGGGACGGATGGTTGTCTGGAATGCAACAGTTCCATTCATCTTCAAGCCTCCTGCAATGTCGTATGTACAAGCACAATTTGACATTCTTGTAAGAGTGACAACAtcaaaagagaaagcaaaacaaGCTATTGCAGAAACAAAG agattaattaaaaaatcagaaaGCCAGGAAACTCTAGGATTTGCCCTTTCAGATGAGGGTGAAATTCCTGTGCTGGACTTGAGTAAATATGAGAAGAGGAGGTTCCATGACAGTCAGGGTAGAGAAATTGCAGTCTTTGATGGTCTTGTTGACAAATCAGATCTTGATGCATTGCGACTCTTCTTGTTGCACTACAACAGTGTTTTCCAGTACCAACCATTTGATGGTGTGGATGAAGAACATGACAATGTGTCCTGGATAGCAatgttaaag GTGAAACACTTTGTAAAAAGTCGTTTGTGGAAGATTGTGAAGCTACTGGCTACATACCTTAGTGGTCTTGATGAATGGTATCCATATGATGTGTCCATGAATATCATCAGAAACTCACATTATCCCAGAATTCATGAAGACTGTGAGCCTAATGAG CATGAATACACCTTTCTCATGTACCTGACTCCTGACTGGGAGGCGAATAACTATGGAGAAACTGCATTTTTCGAAGAGGTTTTATCCCAAGACGGAACACCCTACCCCCCTGGACAACAACAGTATGAGTGGATTGCTTCTGTACGTCCACGATACGGAAGAATTGTAATTTTCCGAGGGATTATTCCTCACTCAGCCAGACCACCGAGCCCTGGGTTTAGTGGGGCAAGGTACACTTTCGCTTGTAAG GTTGCTCGTAACTACCTTCTAGCAATGTCGAAGTCTCTACGAGAAACACTGGAATATCTGGAAATGGGAAACAGTGAAGATCCAGCTGCATATGAACTGTTAAGTAATCTGATGGCAGATGAGGAAGACAGACCACCCTTTTCGATCGAGTTTATTGAAAAACAGCTAGAACATCATCGgcgaaagaaagaagaaatgtTTGAAGGACTTCGCAATTCTGCTATGAAGGAAATATCTGGAGCTAAGGCGCCTATTAAAGATGAGCTTTGA